Proteins encoded together in one Chitinophaga sp. LS1 window:
- a CDS encoding RNA polymerase sigma factor: MKEFRYQSKLNTWIGGIAYKTCLKYLERRHLEFVSADLMEEENEIMDNGNATKAMTQKELAGILKEVIDQLSPIFRTLIILLIHPL, encoded by the coding sequence TTGAAAGAGTTCAGGTATCAGTCCAAGTTAAATACATGGATAGGCGGGATAGCATATAAGACTTGTCTGAAGTACCTGGAAAGACGGCACCTGGAATTTGTATCCGCTGACCTTATGGAGGAGGAAAATGAGATAATGGATAATGGAAATGCGACAAAGGCAATGACGCAGAAAGAGCTGGCAGGAATATTAAAAGAAGTGATCGATCAGTTGTCGCCAATATTCAGGACGTTGATAATACTACTCATTCATCCCTTATGA